The Trichosurus vulpecula isolate mTriVul1 chromosome 3, mTriVul1.pri, whole genome shotgun sequence genome includes a window with the following:
- the LOC118843202 gene encoding signal peptidase complex subunit 1-like: MLDGLSSLPTQMDYKGQKLAEQMFRGIILFSAIIGFIYGYVAEQFGWTIYIVMAGFAFSCLLTLPPWPTYCRHPLKWLPVQDSGSEDKKPGEKKNKKAS, from the coding sequence TTGGATGGACTGAGCTCTCTGCCCACGCAGATGGATTATAAGGGTCAGAAGTTAGCTGAACAGATGTTTCGGggaattattcttttttctgcCATAATTGGCTTTATCTATGGATATGTGGCTGAACAGTTTGGTTGGACAATCTATATTGTTATGGCTGGATTTGCTTTTTCATGCTTGCTGACACTTCCTCCATGGCCCACATATTGCCGACACCCCCTCAAATGGCTCCCTGTTCAAGACTCAGGCTCAGAAGACAAGAaaccaggagagaaaaaaaataaaaaggcatccTAA